In the genome of Colletotrichum lupini chromosome 8, complete sequence, one region contains:
- a CDS encoding thioredoxin-like protein 4A has protein sequence MGSIVIPHLNSGWHVDQAILSEEERLVVIRFGRDADRDCMKQDEVLYRISDRVKNFASIYVCDIDQVPDFNQMYELYDPCTIMFFFRNKHMMVDFGTGNNNKLNWVLEDKQELIDIIETVYRGAKKGRGLVITPPDTDTRHLPTSTLYAPRIRTHTQRPASS, from the exons ATGGGTTCCATCGTCATCCCCCATCTCAACAGCGGCTGGCACGTCGACCAAGCCATCCTCTCCGAAGAAGAGCGCCTCGTCGTC ATCCGCTTCGGAAGAGACGCAGACCGCGACTGCATGAAACAAGACGAAGTCCTCTACCGCATCTCGGACCGCGTCAAGAACTTCGCCTCCATCTACGTCTGCGACATCGACCAGGTGCCCGACTTCAACCAGA TGTACGAACTCTACGACCCCTGCACAATCATGTTCTTCTTCCGGAATAAACACATGATGGTTGATTTCGGAACGGGTAACAACAACAAG CTCAACTGGGTGCTGGAAGACAAACAAGAACTCATAGACATCATCGAGACGGTCTACCGCGGCGCCAAAAAGGGCCGCGGTCTCGTC ATTACTCCACCAGACACCGATACTAGACACCTACCCACCAGCACCCTCTACGCACCTCGCATCCGCACTCACACCCAGCGGCCGGCTTCATCTTAG
- a CDS encoding ribosome biogenesis protein Urb1, translating to MPKRPSRGGFEGADATRKRQKVVHEAPTFEEVASARHLQQLLTFEQDQKRARHGIQSLKVFLDGFNSGTGDNDARFALLREYLEASRPRDSTGDDAVYLSDVMETWSYGAQVNNEAMMSAVPAVLALLLQVVSQSLQLLPHALDIARTLLQERQLKLIAKCLSAPKGSGYVISPTLRLMRELVTLDGGTLARRVFRARDHTFASFARNLEIRHLGADGERGGGVVEDPSKPSVRTNAIKLFLSCLKFLPSEAKKELLMLKEVFSHLTFLIKDDPPFLIVELLAALKKSVLLDEKLPREVKFRTFNTKTLDRLAGLYTYRHDVEGDDQPSVRESVHEFLLYTCTTPGAGVLYSGTGLYPKELEDEAAQDVKSLDDYALERVAWMDKYKDDIAVANFVLSEFIQKLRPWSSLKHSELIVAIFQLAPELVASYFINNKSFTFEPKLSMTWIGYAAFLFNTVNLPLPPHYGPTTGYRRVPPPTSILLDNILPLPLKQRDLVRCLSSKSTLVSFFAVRILVLALQKLQVALKMHREAAESSKSTWETASRKLIDEFCQKIPDMKEVTKCYKAMAEENVLQREAASRLLLLYYEVIPQVALRANFDVSPFLVNSLTRLDSRADEPQNQALALMELENLIAIAGYSPGMRWFAKTEGLAASPFVALLKFYVEAAQGRPKLKEVLESVAVQHQLVLQKTGLVPLLCAARELKKSGKSRNLDLIWEFVDNCAGRCAASPLKYVDLMQESATQGGDEVFASLLLATMAEQLSFVADKATDKKDLELLSKFLTVLLSCAQTKGETKAVISAFAKKMTEVLGDRASAVIPKTDTAFLHGEAGDEATVADDAGSHLQRQNTSANDEEMDKHSLEVILDVSYELDDDNSALLKWNSKSVEDLVDEGYAAALIRLLWSEHGSIRQEALTNILKMAAKFKESNYEEKDQIWLLLSELAESSRALVTRGPVASPLVSFAIASLEVLKNPLHCLYAKVNSFLTRGPVWQHDKVPLAHDILHGAPSEDDRYYTEVSWLLAYLLDGLRTPADLAVYHQKKWFEKIFALAGNPYMRANLRTRILRILWRATRIEGGSTTLATRFGIVSWLEVQEARCGGGSGSGGGVEKVDADTRETKRLYRALRRRVWETCDQERVGEWSRKGVPLGLEG from the exons ATGCCTAAACGTCCATCGCGTGGAGGATTCGAGGGCGCAGATGCGACGCGGAAGAGGCAAAAGGTCGTGCATGAGGCGCCGACTTTTGAAGAGGTTGCTTCTGCGCGGCATCTGCAGCAGCTTTTGACCTTTGAGCAGGACCAGAAGCGAGCGCGGCATG GTATCCAATCCCTCAAAGTCTTCCTCGACGGCTTCAATTCCGGCACTGGCGACAACGACGCCCGCTTCGCCCTCCTCAGAGAGTACCTCGAGGCCTCCCGGCCGCGCGACAGCACCGGCGACGACGCCGTCTACCTCTCCGACGTGATGGAGACCTGGTCCTATGGCGCGCAGGTCAACAACGAGGCCATGATGTCCGCTGTGCCCGCCGTGCTGGCCCTGCTCCTTCAGGTCGTTTCGCAGTCCCTCCAGCTCCTGCCCCACGCCCTCGACATTGCCCGTACACTGCTGCAGGAGCGCCAGCTGAAGCTCATTGCAAAGTGCCTCTCGGCGCCCAAGGGCAGCGGCTACGTTATATCGCCGACGCTGCGGCTGATGCGCGAGCTCGTGACGCTGGACGGCGGCACGCTTGCGAGGAGGGTCTTTCGAGCGCGGGACCACACATTTGCAAGCTTTGCGAGGAACTTGGAGATCCGGCACCTCGGTGCGGATGGCGAGAGGGGGGGTGGCGTGGTGGAGGACCCGTCCAAGCCGTCGGTGCGGACGAATGCTATCAAGCTGTTCTTGAGCTGCCTCAAGTTCTTGCCGTCGGAGGCCAAGAAGGAGCTGCTGATGCTCAAGGAGGTGTTTTCACACCTGACCTTCTTGATAAAGGACGACCCGCCATTCTTGATCGTCGAGCTGCTGGCTGCGCTGAAGAAGAGCGTGCTCTTGGACGAGAAGCTGCCTCGCGAGGTCAAGTTCAGGACGTTCAACACAAAGACTCTGGATCGGCTGGCGGGGCTGTACACGTACAGACACGATGTCGAGGGAGACGACCAGCCCTCGGTCAGGGAGTCTGTTCACGAGTTTTTGCTTTACACCTGCACGACACCGGGGGCGGGCGTGCTGTACTCTGGAACGGGGTTATACCCCAAGGAGCTCGAGGACGAGGCGGCGCAGGACGTCAAGAGCTTGGACGACTACGCCCTGGAGCGCGTAGCGTGGATGGACAAGTACAAGGACGACATCGCCGTCGCAAACTTTGTGCTCTCCGAATTTATTCAAAAGCTGCGTCCGTGGTCGAGCTTGAAGCACAGCGAGCTCATCGTCGCCATCTTCCAGTTGGCGCCCGAGTTGGTCGCCAGTTACTTTATCAACAACAAGTCATTTACATTCGAGCCGAAACTCTCCATGACGTGGATCGGGTACGCCGCGTTCCTCTTCAACACGGTCAACCTCCCGCTGCCGCCGCACTACGGTCCCACGACGGGCTACCGCCGCGTGCCCCCGCCGACGTCTATCCTCCTCGACAATATCCTGCCGCTCCCGCTCAAACAGCGCGACCTGGTAAGGTGTCTCTCGTCAAAGTCCACCCTGGTCTCCTTCTTTGCCGTTCGGATCCTCGTCCTTGCTCTCCAGAAGCTCCAGGTCGCGTTGAAGATGCACCGCGAGGCGGCCGAGTCCTCAAAGTCCACCTGGGAGACGGCGAGCCGCAAGCTCATTGACGAGTTTTGCCAAAAGATTCCCGATATGAAGGAGGTGACAAAATGCTACAAGGCAATGGCGGAGGAGAATGTCCTTCAGCGCGAGGCGGCCAgcaggctgctgctgctgtatTACGAGGTCATTCCGCAGGTGGCGCTGCGTGCCAACTTTGACGTCTCGCCGTTCCTGGTCAACTCGCTTACGCGCCTCGACAGTCGCGCGGACGAGCCGCAGAACCAGGCGCTTGCTCTTATGGAGTTGGAGAACTTGATCGCCATCGCCGGATACTCGCCCGGCATGAGGTGGTTTGCCAAGACGGAGGGTCTCGCGGCGTCGCCGTTTGTCGCGCTGCTCAAGTTCTACGTCGAGGCCGCCCAGGGACGACCCAAGCTGAAGGAGGTGCTCGAGTCCGTCGCTGTGCAGCACCAGCTGGTGTTGCAAAAGACCGGCCTCGTCCCTCTCCTCTGCGCCGCGCGGGAGTTGAAGAAGAGCGGCAAGTCGAGGAATCTAGATCTCATCTGGGAGTTTGTCGATAACTGTGCTGGAAGATGCGCCGCCTCGCCCCTGAAGTACGTGGATCTGATGCAGGAAAGTGCCACCCAAGGCGGTGATGAGGTGTTCGCCAGCTTGCTCTTGGCCACTATGGCTGAGCAGCTGTCTTTTGTTGCCGACAAGGCCACCGATAAGAAGGACCTGGAGCTTCTGTCCAAGTTCCTTACGGTGCTCCTGAGTTGCGCGCAAACTAAGGGGGAGACCAAGGCCGTCATCAGTGCTTTTGCCAAGAAGATGACTGAGGTCTTGGGAGACCGCGCCTCGGCCGTTATCCCAAAGACTGACACAGCTTTTCTCCATGGCGAGGCTGGGGATGAGGCTACCGTGGCGGACGATGCTGGCTCCCATTTGCAGAGGCAAAACACGAGCGCCAATGACGAAGAGATGGATAAGCATTCGCTAGAGGTTATCCTCGACGTCTCTTACGAGCTTGACGACGACAACTCTGCCCTTCTGAAGTGGAACTCCAAATCAGTAGAGGACCTCGTCGACGAGGGCTACGCCGCGGCGCTCATCCGCTTGCTCTGGTCAGAGCACGGTAGTATCCGCCAAGAAGCCCTCACCAACATCCTAAAGATGGCAGCCAAGTTCAAGGAGTCCAACTACGAAGAAAAGGACCAAATCTGGCTCCTCCTTTCGGAGCTGGCAGAATCCTCCCGCGCCCTCGTGACCCGCGGCCCCGTCGCCTCGCCCCTCGTCTCCTTCGCCATCGCCTCACTCGAGGTCCTCAAGAACCCGCTGCACTGCCTCTACGCCAAGGTAAACAGCTTCCTCACGCGCGGTCCTGTGTGGCAGCACGACAAGGTGCCCCTCGCGCACGACATCCTCCACGGCGCGCCGTCCGAGGACGATCGGTACTACACCGAGGTGAGCTGGCTGCTGGCGTACCTGCTGGACGGCCTGCGGACGCCGGCGGACCTGGCTGTGTACCACCAGAAGAAGTGGTTCGAGAAGATTTTCGCGCTGGCGGGGAACCCGTATATGCGGGCGAACCTGAGGACGAGGATCTTGAGGATCTTGTGGCGGGCGACGCGTATCGAGGGCGGGAGCACGACACTGGCGACGAGGTTTGGGATTGTTAGTTGGTTGGAGGTGCAGGAGGCCCGGtgtggcggcggcagcggcagcggtggTGGTGTCGAGAAGGTTGATGCTGATACCAGGGAGACGAAGCGTTTGTACCGCGCTTTGAGGAGACGGGTTTGGGAGACTTGTGATCAGGAGAGGGTTGGGGAATGGAGTCGGAAGGGCGTTCCCTTGGGTTTGGAGGGTTGA
- a CDS encoding Sec1 family protein, with product RTRPSSSLDHSRRPTTFYLRATNSASLTRRIASCPLPTRQLATMGVSTLQEQHDVIIDTIKNITRGDWKVLVVDDDSHKIIDNVVKEDDILNNNIANIERIEQKRDMNPEMDAIYFLSPKENIVEILINDFERRRYKEAYLVWTGVLDPRIRRMIDGCPPAKQRIAGFETLSIDFFPRESHLITFKDPWSFPILYHPACNNLVARHMKILAQKITGVCVTLGEYPKVRYYRPKSPLHEAAVLASHLARFVQEELDEYAQWNPNFPPQSSRPVGTLVITDRSMDILAPLVHEFTYQAMAHDLLPIQDGDKVTYRMVTNEGTAQEEEKDVELSDKDPVWVDNRHRHMKDTIDKLMGDFRKFLESNPNFTNEEQETTSLNAIRDMLAGLPQFQEMKEAYSLHLSLAQEAMNKFQDHKLPDIASVEQTLATGLDEDFRKPKNILDQVVRLLDDDAITPSDRLRLIILYVLYRDGVVMEDINRLLAHSGLPQGDGEIVVNLEMLGGHPVRGGLKDVRPPQPPLFQKNTKAAEISEEYSLSRFETAMQTMLDELCRGTLDQTTFPYVKPPADPNEDLLASQQGSLRAGRPNWASSGRRPPENRQRFIVFMAGGATYSESRACYDVSARQGKDIFLVTSHMLTPQLYVRQVGDLGKDKRTLDIPMERPTPRAPAWVYEKPAPPPNPMAQRPAPGMAPPGAPSPAGGPRRAPAPGGLPGRPAAPPTAQMSNMNLNAPLPPVANGGGASPAPSDGGKPQKLEKDKKKRNFLGMKKSHKDKDKH from the exons CGCACCCGCCCATCGTCGTCGCTCGATCACAGTCGCCGTCCGACAACCTTCTACCTCAGAGCGACAAATTCCGCTTCCCTTACACGACGCATTGCCAGTTGTCCGCTGCCCACGCGGCAACTTGCCACGATGGGTGTCTCCACGCTCCAGGAGCAGCATGACG TCATCATCGACACAATCAAGAACATTACACGAGGCGAC TGGAAGGTCTTAGTTGTTGACGACGACTCCCACAAGATTATAGACAACGTTGTCAAGGAAGATGACATTCTCAACAACAATATCGCCA ACATCGAGCGAATCGAGCAGAAGCGAGATATGAATCCTGAAATGGACGCCATCTACTTTCTGTCCCCGAAAGAGAATATCGTCGAAATCCTCATCAACGACTTTGAGCGCCGCAGATACAAGGAAGCGTACCTGGTGTGGACCGGTGTCTTGGATCCGAGGATCCGTCGCATGATTGATGGCTGTCCGCCGGCCAAGCAGCGCATCGCGGGGTTCGAAACCTTGTCGATCGATTTCTTCCCTCGGGAGTCGCATTTGATCACCTTCAAAGACCCTTGGAGCTTTCCAATTCTTTACCACCCCGCGTGCAACAATTTGGTGGCGCGACACATGAAGATTCTAGCGCAGAAG ATCACCGGCGTGTGCGTTACACTTGGCGAGTACCCAAAAGTCCGATACTACAGACCGAAGAGCCCTCTCCATGAAGCCGCCGTGCTTGCCTCTCATCTAGCTCGTTTCGTGCAGGAGGAGTTGGACGAATATGCGCAGTGGAACCCAAACTTTCCACCACAGTCGTCGCGGCCCGTGGGAACGCTCGTCATCACGGACAGATCAATGGATATCTTGGCGCCTCTGGTTCACGAGTTCACATATCAGGCAATGGCCCACGACCTTCTCCCGATACAAGATGGGGACAAGGTGACGTATCGCATGGTCACAAACGAGGGCACCGCACAAGAGGAAGAGAAAGACGTGGAGCTATCTGACAAGGATCCGGTCTGGGTCGACAACCGACACCGACACATGAAAGATACTATTGATAAACTAATGGGAGACTTCCGGAAGTTCTTGGAGTCTAACCCTAATTTCACCAACGAGGAGCAGGAGACGACGAGCTTGAACGCCATCAGAGACATGCTGGCTGGTTTGCCGCAGTTCCAAGAGATGAAGGAGGCGTACTCGCTTCATCTGAGTCTGGCGCAAGAAGCCATGAACAAATTCCAAGATCACAAGCTGCCAGACATTGCTTCGGTAGAGCAGACTCTTGCCACAGGATTGGACGAGGACTTCAGGAAGCCTAAAAACATATTGGACCAAGTCGTGCGGCTTCTGGACGACGACGCCATCACCCCATCAGACAGATTGCGCCTGATCATTCTCTATGTGCTGTATAGAGACGGTGTTGTGATGGAGGATATCAACCGGTTGCTCGCGCATTCGGGCCTGCCGCAAGGAGACGGGGAAATAGTAGTCAACCTCGAGATGCTGGGCGGACACCCGGTGCGTGGTGGCCTAAAAGACGTTCGACCTCCTCAACCGCCCCTGTTCCAAAAGAACACCAAAGCAGCAGAGATCAGCGAGGAATACTCGCTATCACGTTTCGAGACGGCTATGCAGACGATGCTTGATGAACTCTGCCGAGGCACTCTCGATCAAACCACATTTCCTTACGTGAAGCCACCAGCTGATCCCAACGAGGACCTATTGGCCTCACAACAAGGCTCATTGCGTGCCGGTAGGCCGAATTGGGCATCATCTGGCCGACGACCACCTGAAAATCGACAGCGCTTTATTGTTTTCATGGCTGGTGGCGCAACATACAGCGAGAGCCGTGCTTGCTACGACGTTTCCGCCCGCCAAGGCAAGGACATCTTCCTGGTGACGAGCCACATGCTCACACCTCAACTTTACGTCCGCCAAGTAGGCGATTTGGGCAAGGACAAGCGCACGCTCGACATACCAATGGAGCGGCCGACACCGCGTGCTCCTGCGTGGGTTTATGAGAAGCCTGCCCCTCCGCCCAACCCTATGGCGCAACGCCCTGCCCCCGGTATGGCACCGCCGGGCGCACCTTCACCGGCGGGTGGACCACGCAGAGCACCTGCGCCAGGCGGTTTACCTGGGCGTCCCGCCGCGCCGCCAACGGCTCAGATGAGCAATATGAACCTCAACGCGCCTCTTCCGCCCGTGGCGAATGGCGGCGGAGCGTCACCTGCCCCGTCTGACGGCGGCAAACCGCAAAAGCTGGAGAAGGATAAGAAGAAGCGCAACTTTTTGGGTATGAAGAAGAGCCACAAGGACAAGGATAAGCATTGA